The genomic region GAACGCAATCAGGGTAAGGTCGAAATCACCGACCTCTGGATCGACATCGGAGCCAAGGACAAGAAACAGGCCGCCAAGATCGTCTCCGTCTCCGACCCCGTGACCTACAAACTCGGCATCCAGCAGCTCGGCGACGACTGCGTCTCCTCGCCCGGCATGGACGACAAGGTCGGGGCATACGTCGTCCTGGAGGCCCTGCGGCTCCTGTCGTCGCACAAACCGTCCATCGCCTTGTTCTCCGTGGCGACGGTGCAGGAGGAGATCGGCCTCCGTGGGGCGCGCACCAGCTGCTACGGCATCGACCCGCTGGTCGGCATCGCCGTCGACGTCTGCCACGCCACGGATAACCCGGGGGCCGACAAGAAGGCCCACGGCGAGAGAGCCCTGGGCAAGGGACCAGTGATCGAGCGCGGAGCGAACATCAACCCGGTGCTGTGCGACCTGCTGATCGAGACCGCCGAGAAAAAGCGAATTCCCTACCAGCTCAGTGCCGCTCCCGGAGCGACCGGCACCGACGCCAACGCCATCCAGATCAGCCGCAGCAGCGTTGCCACCGGCCTGATCGGGATCCCCAACCGGTACATGCACACCCCGGTGGAAGTCTGCAGCCTGGCCGACCTGGACCTGGCCGCCCGCTTGATCGCCGAGACCATCGCGCGAATCGACGCGAAAACGAGCTTTATCCCGCATTGAGTTAACAAATGATATAGTCAGGGTTTTCCGCATCATTGAGTCCGTCCGAGCGCAAAGGAGCAGAGCCCAAGGGCGCTCGCCTCACGTCGGCGAGTCGCTCGCGACTTCAGCGTCCGTCCCGGTCACGGTGAGGGGATTTCGTGAAAGGCTTCTGCTTCTCGTCACGCGTTATTCATAGATGGCGGTCGCCAGACGCCTCGGGCTGATAGAGCATCTCTTCGATTCTCAGGCGCAGTTTGGTCTTCGAGCCCGTCCACTGGATCTCGTCATTGACCTGGTAGCCCAGAATGGCCGTCCCCACGGGGTCCAGCACGGAAACCTTGCCGACGGCGGGGTCCGCGTGCTCCGGAAACACGAGGGTGACGATCCGCTCCTCGCCACTCTCCAGGTCGCGAACACG from Phycisphaerae bacterium harbors:
- a CDS encoding M42 family metallopeptidase → MQKESFDFLKSMLETPSISGFEQSVARIVSRRMKPFADEITTDIHGNTIVTLNPKGKPRVMLAGHYDQIGLMVQYITDEGFLTFVTVGGIDATVLPGSRVTVLGRKGPVEGVIGRKPIHLMKPEERNQGKVEITDLWIDIGAKDKKQAAKIVSVSDPVTYKLGIQQLGDDCVSSPGMDDKVGAYVVLEALRLLSSHKPSIALFSVATVQEEIGLRGARTSCYGIDPLVGIAVDVCHATDNPGADKKAHGERALGKGPVIERGANINPVLCDLLIETAEKKRIPYQLSAAPGATGTDANAIQISRSSVATGLIGIPNRYMHTPVEVCSLADLDLAARLIAETIARIDAKTSFIPH
- the rnk gene encoding nucleoside diphosphate kinase regulator produces the protein SISECSMAKRHLYMTKNDVDRLDHLLLALVAQAPDPEALEALQSELDHARLVSSEAVPPDVVTMNSKVRVRDLESGEERIVTLVFPEHADPAVGKVSVLDPVGTAILGYQVNDEIQWTGSKTKLRLRIEEMLYQPEASGDRHL